GGTTGAATCGCATAGGGGGTTTCCGGATCGTCTGCCACTTGGGCGAGGTTCACAGGGAAAGCGTTGCTGATTGTGCGCAGGCGGTTATTAGCGGCTACAAGCGCTGGGCCAGCGCCTTGTCGGTTTCAATGGGCCGGTTCTGGCGATCCACCGGTCGTACCCGCTGGCCTTCCTGAACCAGCTGAGTGCCGGCGGACAGAATCCAGTCGTCCGGGCTCAGGCTGGAGATCACCTCGGCGGTTTCGTGGCCATAACGGGCAATGGTCACTGCGACTTTGTGCAGGGTGAAATTTTCCGGGTCCATGCGCCATACATAGGCCTCTGCGCCATCGGCGGTAATCGCGGACATGGGCAGACGCTGGGTGGGACGATGGTGCTCGTCGCTGGGGGTGGTGCGCGCATAGACACGCGCGCTCTGCCCCAGCTGGGGCCCGTCGTTGGCGCCAGTGGCCGGGAAGCTGACTCGCGCCTCGAAGGTGCGCAGGCCGGACTCCGCTGCCGGGGCGAGCTCGCGTACCTGGCCGTGGACCGGGTTGCCCGGCTGCGACCAGAGCTCGATCGTGACCGGCTGCCCTACGGCGAAGCGGGACACTTCATGCTCCGGCAGGTCGATGCGCACCTCCCGCTCGCCATCGGCCGCCATGGAGAATACCGTCTGGCCGGCACTGACCACCTGCCCTGCGTCGATAGAGCGGTGGGTGATCACGCCATCGCCGGGCGCCCTGAGCACCGCGTACGCGGCCTGGTTTTCCGCCACCTGCCACTGGGCGCGGGCACGTTCCAGTTGCGCGACACTGCTGTCGTAGCGGGCTTTCACTGCATCAAACTGGGATTCGCCAATCAGCTTGCGTTCCAGCAGCGTGCGGTAGCGGGCGAGTTCGCTGCTGGCATTGCGGTTGTCCGTCTGCGCAGCTTCCAGTTGCGCGCGGGCGGCGTCACTCTGCAGTTGCAGATCCTGCGCATCCAGTTCCGCCAGTGGCTGTCCCTGCTTGACCCGGTCACCCACCTCCACCAGGCGACGGGTGACCGCACCGGCGACACGAAAGGCCAGCGCTGGCTCATGGCGCGCGCGCACCTCCCCGGGGTAGACCGCGAGCTGGCTGCCGGCGGCCTCAGGGTGTACCACAATAGCCGGCCGTGGCGGCGTGGCATTGTCGGCCTCGGGGCCGGAGCAGGCGGTGAGCAGCAAAGCGGCCAGCAGGCCACCGGAAAACCGGAAAAGTGGAGTGTTGAGGAGGCGTAAGCGGTGCATGGTTACCTCATTCCTTGTGGTTCGCGAACGGATGGCGACTATCAGAAGATGACTCTGAGGTCGGGTAAGCGGGCAGAAACTGGTACAGTTGTCTGCCATACTGCGCCCGAACCTAATTCTGTACTGGCGAGTATAGTAAGTATATTAAACTCGTGAGTCCACTAATTCAGTGGCGGCGAGCGCGTGCTTCCACATTTCCCGTGTGAAGTGCGGGACGGAAGTGCAGGACAGCCACGATGACGAGCATGAGCGAAGCAAATTCAACCTCTAGCGCCCCCGCCAGCCGGGGTCGCCCGAAAGACCCGGCCAAGCGGCACGCGATTCTGGAGGCGGCCAAGGACCTGTTTCTCACCCACGGGTTTACCGGCACCAGCATGGATGCCGTGGCCAGTGAGGCGGGCGTGTCCAAGCTGACGGTGTACAGCCACTTCTCCGACAAGGAGACCCTGTTCACTGCCGCGGTGGAAGCGCGCTGTTGCAGCCAGATGCCGGTGGTGATGTTTACCCTGGAACCGGGGATGCCGGTGGCGGCGATGCTGCACAAGATCGGTGAAGCTTTCCTCGAGATGCTCTACCACGAGCATTCGCTGCAGCTGATGCGGCTGATCAGCGCGGTGGGCAACCAGGACCAGACCATGGCCAACCTGTTTTACGAGGCGGGTCCCATGCGCACCCGCAACGAAATGACCCGCTTCCTGAACCGTGCCTGTGAGCTGGGCCAGCTGCAGATTCCCGATACCGAGCGCGCGTCGGAATTGTTTTTTGGCATGTTGCAGGGTGGCTGCCGGCATATCCAGATCATGCTCGGTTGCACCGAGCCGCCGGGGCCCCGGGAGATTGCCGAGCACGTGAAGGAAGTGGTTCGGGTATTTACCCGCGCTTACCAGCCGGGGTAGGGAAGGGAAAGGGAGCGTTTTACTGCCACAAAAAAGCCCGCGAGCGCAGACGCCCGCGGGCTTTTTTGTGGCTGAATGTTGCTCAGGCGCGGATTTTGTAGCCGGTGCGGAAAATCCACCAGATCGCGGTCATGCACAGCAGCAGGAAAAATAGTGTCATCCCCAGGCTGATGCCCATATGGACATCGGAGACCCCGTAGAACGCCCAGCGGAAGCCGCTGATCAGGTACACCACCGGGTTGAACAGGGTCACCTTCTGCCAGAATTCCGGCAGCATGTTGATGGAGTAAAAGGCCCCGCCGAGAAACGTCAGAGGGGTAATGACCATGAGCGGAATGATTTGCAGTTTCTGGAAGTCGTCCGCCCAGATACCGATGATAAAACCGAACATACTGAACGTGATGGCGGTGAGAATCAGGAAGCCGATCATCCAGAAGGGATGGGCGATCTCGTAGTCCACAAAAAACCGCGCCGTGATCAGAATCAAAATGCCGATGACCACGGACTTGGACGCTGCCGCCCCCACGTACCCGGCGACAATTTCAAACGCGGATACCGGTGCCGACAGGACTTCGTAAATGGTGCCGGAGAACTTCGGGAAGAAAATACCGAAGGATGCATTGGAAATACTCTCTGACAGCAGCGACAGCATAATCAGGCCGGGAATAATGAATGCCCCGTAACTGACCCCTTCGATCTCCCCCAGGCGGCTGCCGATGGCGGTGCCGAACACGATAAAATACAGACAGGTGGAAATCACCGGCCAGGCGATACTCTGCATCAGAGTGCGCGCGGTGCGGGCCATTTCAAATTTATAGATGGCGCGGATGCCGTACAGATTCATGGGTGGTTTTCCTTTTTCATCCGGCCGGCTGGCGCGCGTGCTGGTTCTGGTGCACCAGGTTAACGAAGATTTCTTCCAGCGAACTCTCGCTGGAGTGCAGGTCCTTGAACTCGATACCCTGCTGATTCAGGGCGCGTAACAGTTCGGCAATGCCGGTGTGCTCGCGCTGGGTGTCAAAGGTGTACACCAGCTGGTTGCCCTCGTCGGCCAGGTCGAGGCCAAATGCGTCTAGGCCCTGGGGGAGTGTGTCGATCGGGTTTTGCAGGTGGATCGTCAACTGCTTTTTGCCGAGTTTCTGCATCAGTGCGTGCTTTTCCTCCACCAGTACCAGCTCACCGTGATTGATTACGCCGATGCGGTCGGCCATCTCCTCGGCTTCTTCGATGTAGTGGGTGGTGAGAATCACGGTCACGCCATTGTCCCGCAGACCGCGCACCATTTCCCACATGTCCCGGCGCAATTCCACATCCACACCGGCGGTGGGTTCGTCGAGAAACAGGATGGCCGGCTCGTGAGAAAGAGCCTTGGCGATCATCACCCGTCGCTTCATGCCGCCGGACAGGGCCATGATGCGGCTGTCTTTCTTATCCCACAGGGAAAGCTGGCGCAGGATCTTCTCGATATGCGCGGGGTTGGGCGCCTTGCCGAACAGACCGCGACTGAAGGTGACGGTGTTCCACACGCTCTCGAAGGAGTCGGTCGAAAGTTCCTGCGGCACCAGGCCGATCTTGCTGCGCGCAGCGCGGAATTCCCGCTGAATATTGTGGCCGTCGGCCAGCACGGTGCCACTGGTGGGGTTGGTGATGCCACACACGATACTGATGAGGGTGGTTTTACCGGCGCCATTGGGGCCGAGCAGGGCGAAAATCTCGCCGCGCTCGATTTCCAGGTCCACCGACTTCAGTGCGGTAAAGCCGCCGGCGTAGGTTTTACCCACGTTCTGTATGGAGATGATGGATTGCACGCGGCCCCCTTATGGCATTCACTGGCACCGGCCATTCTGCCTCGAAGGCGGCGTCCGGTGCCACTGGGTATCGACAGTAGCGGCTGGTTTGGCTTGCTTAGAAGTCGAATATTTTGTTGTAGAAGGCGATGGCACCTTCGTAGGCGTCATTGGCGGCGTCTTCGTTGTAGGCGAGGGGAATGCCAAAATTTTCACCGCGCCCGGTGGCGGCGGGGTTGGTAAAGCCGTGCTTCACACCCGGGTAGCTGCTCACATCGAAGCGGACACCGGCGCTCTGCATTTCCAGAACAAAGTTGGCGACGTGCTCGGCGGGGATCATGTCGTCGTCGCCGCCGGTGTAAACCTGTATCTGTGCCTTGACGTCGCCGGGCTTGATTTGCACCTCGGTTTCCAGCGCACCGTGGAAGCTGACCACGCCTTTCAATGGCAGGCCGAGGCGCGCCATGGTGAGCGCGACGGCACCGCCAAAGCAATAACCCTGGGCGGCAATTTCACCGGCTTCGACGGTTTCGTGACCGTTGACGAGGTCCAGCGCCGCCTGGAAGCGTTTGAGGGGGGCGCCTTCGGTTTCGAGGGTTTTGTTCATAAGGGCGGCGGCATCGTTGGGGTTGTCGGCACCCAGGCCGGTACCGTACATGTCGAGGGCGAAGGCGGTAAAGCCTTCAGCGGCGAGGCGCTCGGCTTCCTCGCGGGTAAAATCGTTGAGCCCCCACCACTCATGCAGCAGAAGAACGGCGGGACGTTTGCCTTCGATAGTCTCATCGTAGGCCAGGTAGCCGGTAAAGGATTCGCCATCGACGGTGTATTCGATTTCTTCGGTGTGCATTGCTTCCTCCCTGGAGAGTGGTCTTGGAAAAGTTGTGCCAAGGGTAGATGGGTACTGGACCGGGTGCAACGGGCGGCAGTACTTGGGTAGTGTGCTTTGCCTTTTCGCTACTTATTGCACTACTGATTAGGACGGCGGTACTTTAAGTCCTTCGGCGGAATAATATCGCCGTCCTCATCCAGCTCCGGAAATGGCAGCCCGTGTTGTTCGCAGTATCTGACCATTTTCGGATGCATCCAGCGAAACAGAATATCTTTTATTTCCGGATCTTCTTCGTCGAGCTCTTTATTCTCATACATCCCCGCCCTGGTCCGCTGATACATCGCTTCCTGCAAAATAATCGCGGCGGCGACGCTGACATTGTAGCTTTCTACCATGCCAATAATTGGGATGGTCACATGGTCGTCGGCGTGTTCTGCGGCATAGTCACTGAGGCCATCTTTCTCGGCGCCCATGATGAGGGCGAACGGCCTGGTGTAGTCGGCTTCACGAAAGTCGATGGCGCGGTCGGACCAGTGGGCCGCGTAGAGGTGCATACCGCGGCTTTTGAGTTCGGCTATGCCGGACTGGATATCGGGGTAAACGCTGTTACCCGTGAAGCGGCCGCTGCCGCCGGCGGTGTTGTGGTAAATCCGGTGGCCGTAGCTGGTCTGTACCATGTGGATTTCGGGAATGCCGACCGCGTCGGCGGTGCGCAGCATGGCGGAGATGTTCTGGCCTTTGTGCACCTGGTCGGTGAGGATGGTCATGTCGTGCTGGCGCTGGCGGAGCACCTGCTTGAATTTCTCGTAGCGGCTGCGGCTCATGGTACTTCTATCTTGGGAAACTGGTCAGGCCGCGGATTATAGCATTGTGGGTTGTGTCAGGTTTCGTGGTGCCCGCTTGGCTTGCCAAGTGGCGGCACTGCTACCGGGTACACCTTTGCATCGGTGCTTTCCAGCCACTGAGCTCGCTTACTCGGGACCCCGAACCAAGAACTACGCGAGAGGCGCGGTAAAGGGCTCCACAGTAACCCAATCCCCGGTCTCGCAATCCTCGCCTTCCCGAGGCAAAACAACAAAACAGTTGGCCGCCGCAAAGCCGGAGAGAATATGGCTTCCCTGGATGCCACGAGTCTCCACCACCTGAATTCCATCTTCATCGCGATAAGTAAAACCGCGCTGGTAGTCCGTGCGGCCGGGTTTTTTGCGGATATTGTTTAGTAGGCGCGCACGCACCTGAAGTGGCGGCTGGCGGTATTGTGCAGCGGTGCCGCGCAGTTTTTCCAGTGCGGGAACAACCAGTTGGTGAAGTGTGACAATCGCGGAGACCGGGTTGCCGGGGAGGCCGAAGAACAGGGTTTCACCGTCGGATTTGGGCAGGCGGCCGAAGGCAAACGGTTTGCCGGGTTTGATGGCCAGTTTCCAGAAGTCGATTTCCCCGAGTTCCTGCAAAACGGTTTTGGTAAAGTCCGCCTCGCCTACAGAAACCCCGCCGCTGGTAACCACAAAATCCGCATTATCGCGAGCTTGTATAAACGCCTCGCGAATCTTGTCCGGTTGGTCCGGCCAGCACCCAAGGTCGAGGATATCTACGTTCAGCTGCTCCAATGCAGCTTGCAGGGCAATACGGTTGCTATCGTAAATATCCCCATCGCCCAAAGCCGCGGGCGGCGTGCCGATGGGTTTCAGCTCGTCACCGATGGACAGCAACGCCGCCTTGAGTTTGCGCACCACCGTCACTTCCGCCACGCCCGCGCCAGCGAGCAGGGCAATGTGCGGAACTTTGATTTTGGAACCCAGCGGGATCAGGCTCTGGCCGGTGTGCACGTCTTCGCCGCGGCGGCGAATATTTTCGCCGGGTTTGGCGGGGCGGCGCATGGTGAGCTGGTCGCCGTCCAGGGTGCAGTTTTCCTGCATCTGCACTCTATCCGCACCAGAGGGGACGGCAGCGCCGGTGGTGATGTGAATGGCCTGTCCCGGTTCCAGGGCCCCGCTAAACGGGTGGCCGGCGAGGCTTTTGCCGATGATGTTGTAACTGTCGTGTGCACCACACAGAGCGTAGCCGTCCATAGCGGAGTTGTCGCAGGGAGGCAGGTCCAGTGCCGCCAGTACCGGTTCTGCCAGTACCCGGCCACAGGCCTGGCCCAGGGGAATCGTTTCGGTAGCAGTAATCAGGTGGATACTGTCGATCAACATCTGCTTGGCGGTCTCTACGGAACGCAGGCCGTTTTCTGCACAGACATCCGTCATTGTTATTGCCTTAAATATTTTCTGGTTGGTCGAGAAGATAGCTGGGCTGGGTGGGATTTGCCAAGCGCTGAGATGTGAAAATTGAGAAGGATGGTGGATGCGCTGCGCTTATCCACCCTACGGTATGGGGGTTGTAGAAATACTTCAGTAGGGTGGATAAGCGCAGCGCATCCACCATTTACCCGACGGTGACCGCGAGATCGGTATTCAGCAGCGCGGAAATTTCCGGCTTACAGGAACCACAGTTGGTTCCACATCCCAGCAATTCACTCAGTTCGTCAACCGATGCCGCACCCTCAGCAATCGCGGCTTCGATTTCCTTGCGGGAAACCTGCAGGCAGGTGCATACCATCTGCGCGCCGGCCGGCACGTCGTGGAGGAGTGTGGCGGGAGCGTCTGGCAGGGGCTGCTGCAATGCACTTTCCAGAGTCTTGCGGTCGGGCAGGGTCTGCCAAGCCGCACTGGTAAATACCAGCAATTCCATATGTTCGCTATGCAGCAGCCAGCGTTCACCACTGGGCAGCTGCAATTGTTTACGATTAAGCTGCTTGCCGCTCAGGTTAAACAGCTTTTCGGCTACGGCCTGCCAGTCTGGCTGTTTCTTCAAGGCCAGTTCAAAGCGATAGCCGCCTTCTACCGGTACCCGGTACCAGTGGAGGATGGTTTCAAACAGCTGCGAGTCGCCGGCCTGCAATCGGCTGTGGAGCTCTTCGGCGGCTTTGGTGCGCAGCAGCAGGCAGGCGTAACTGTGGGCAATGAGGGGTTCCAGTTTTACCGCAACCTGTTTTAGCTCTGGCTGGCCAGACACCGGGTCGGTGAACGGAATGGCGAGGGCACTGACGGTGGCGTTGTGGGCGAGGCTGTCGCTCCAGTGGATCGGGGCAAACAGTTGGCCCGGTTTCTGGCTGGCAGTGATCCTGGCACGGCCAAAAAATTGGCCTTTTTCGCTTGCTACGCGCACCAGTTGCGCGTCTTCGATACCGAACTTTGAAGCTTCCTGCGGGTGTACGTGTAGCTCCGGTGCCTCACTGTGATCCAGCAGTTTACGCGCACGGCCGGTGCGGGTCATGGTGTGCCACTGATCGCGCAAGCGGCCGCTGTTCAGTATCAACGGATATTCG
The nucleotide sequence above comes from Microbulbifer salipaludis. Encoded proteins:
- a CDS encoding ABC transporter permease: MNLYGIRAIYKFEMARTARTLMQSIAWPVISTCLYFIVFGTAIGSRLGEIEGVSYGAFIIPGLIMLSLLSESISNASFGIFFPKFSGTIYEVLSAPVSAFEIVAGYVGAAASKSVVIGILILITARFFVDYEIAHPFWMIGFLILTAITFSMFGFIIGIWADDFQKLQIIPLMVITPLTFLGGAFYSINMLPEFWQKVTLFNPVVYLISGFRWAFYGVSDVHMGISLGMTLFFLLLCMTAIWWIFRTGYKIRA
- a CDS encoding TetR/AcrR family transcriptional regulator; translation: MSEANSTSSAPASRGRPKDPAKRHAILEAAKDLFLTHGFTGTSMDAVASEAGVSKLTVYSHFSDKETLFTAAVEARCCSQMPVVMFTLEPGMPVAAMLHKIGEAFLEMLYHEHSLQLMRLISAVGNQDQTMANLFYEAGPMRTRNEMTRFLNRACELGQLQIPDTERASELFFGMLQGGCRHIQIMLGCTEPPGPREIAEHVKEVVRVFTRAYQPG
- a CDS encoding ATP-binding cassette domain-containing protein encodes the protein MQSIISIQNVGKTYAGGFTALKSVDLEIERGEIFALLGPNGAGKTTLISIVCGITNPTSGTVLADGHNIQREFRAARSKIGLVPQELSTDSFESVWNTVTFSRGLFGKAPNPAHIEKILRQLSLWDKKDSRIMALSGGMKRRVMIAKALSHEPAILFLDEPTAGVDVELRRDMWEMVRGLRDNGVTVILTTHYIEEAEEMADRIGVINHGELVLVEEKHALMQKLGKKQLTIHLQNPIDTLPQGLDAFGLDLADEGNQLVYTFDTQREHTGIAELLRALNQQGIEFKDLHSSESSLEEIFVNLVHQNQHARQPAG
- the trmH gene encoding tRNA (guanosine(18)-2'-O)-methyltransferase TrmH, which produces MSRSRYEKFKQVLRQRQHDMTILTDQVHKGQNISAMLRTADAVGIPEIHMVQTSYGHRIYHNTAGGSGRFTGNSVYPDIQSGIAELKSRGMHLYAAHWSDRAIDFREADYTRPFALIMGAEKDGLSDYAAEHADDHVTIPIIGMVESYNVSVAAAIILQEAMYQRTRAGMYENKELDEEDPEIKDILFRWMHPKMVRYCEQHGLPFPELDEDGDIIPPKDLKYRRPNQ
- a CDS encoding dienelactone hydrolase family protein, with translation MHTEEIEYTVDGESFTGYLAYDETIEGKRPAVLLLHEWWGLNDFTREEAERLAAEGFTAFALDMYGTGLGADNPNDAAALMNKTLETEGAPLKRFQAALDLVNGHETVEAGEIAAQGYCFGGAVALTMARLGLPLKGVVSFHGALETEVQIKPGDVKAQIQVYTGGDDDMIPAEHVANFVLEMQSAGVRFDVSSYPGVKHGFTNPAATGRGENFGIPLAYNEDAANDAYEGAIAFYNKIFDF
- a CDS encoding efflux RND transporter periplasmic adaptor subunit, whose amino-acid sequence is MHRLRLLNTPLFRFSGGLLAALLLTACSGPEADNATPPRPAIVVHPEAAGSQLAVYPGEVRARHEPALAFRVAGAVTRRLVEVGDRVKQGQPLAELDAQDLQLQSDAARAQLEAAQTDNRNASSELARYRTLLERKLIGESQFDAVKARYDSSVAQLERARAQWQVAENQAAYAVLRAPGDGVITHRSIDAGQVVSAGQTVFSMAADGEREVRIDLPEHEVSRFAVGQPVTIELWSQPGNPVHGQVRELAPAAESGLRTFEARVSFPATGANDGPQLGQSARVYARTTPSDEHHRPTQRLPMSAITADGAEAYVWRMDPENFTLHKVAVTIARYGHETAEVISSLSPDDWILSAGTQLVQEGQRVRPVDRQNRPIETDKALAQRL
- the glp gene encoding gephyrin-like molybdotransferase Glp gives rise to the protein MTDVCAENGLRSVETAKQMLIDSIHLITATETIPLGQACGRVLAEPVLAALDLPPCDNSAMDGYALCGAHDSYNIIGKSLAGHPFSGALEPGQAIHITTGAAVPSGADRVQMQENCTLDGDQLTMRRPAKPGENIRRRGEDVHTGQSLIPLGSKIKVPHIALLAGAGVAEVTVVRKLKAALLSIGDELKPIGTPPAALGDGDIYDSNRIALQAALEQLNVDILDLGCWPDQPDKIREAFIQARDNADFVVTSGGVSVGEADFTKTVLQELGEIDFWKLAIKPGKPFAFGRLPKSDGETLFFGLPGNPVSAIVTLHQLVVPALEKLRGTAAQYRQPPLQVRARLLNNIRKKPGRTDYQRGFTYRDEDGIQVVETRGIQGSHILSGFAAANCFVVLPREGEDCETGDWVTVEPFTAPLA